From Tursiops truncatus isolate mTurTru1 chromosome 13, mTurTru1.mat.Y, whole genome shotgun sequence:
gaagatcccacatgccacggagcaactaagcctgcgtgccacaactacagagcctgtgccctaaagcccgcgagccacaactactgagcccgtgtgccacaattactgaagcctgcgtgcctagagcccgtgctccacaagagaagccaccgcaatgagaagcccatgcactgcaacgaagagtagcccccgctcgccacaactagagaaagcccatgcgcaacagcaaagacccaccacagccaaaaataaataaataatgaatttattaaaataaaatttatggggttttaaaaaatatttttatttataatgcatttgcactgtggtcagaaaatgtGATTTGTGAGATCCTAAACTTCTAAATCTGTTGTGAATTATGATAGGAAGAGAGTAAAAGAGATCCGTTAGTTTACAAGGATAAGACTTGCACCGGAGAGAGAACGCAGGAGATgcaaatagaagagaaaatacagCACCTCAAGAGTGACCAATTCAAAAGGTTAGGAGACCAGACAAGATTTAGGAGATACATACAAAGTTTCAGACAAGAATAATTAGGAGAATCATGCAACACAGACAAAAactggagaggaaaagaaagaaattatgatTTGATTTGATCAAATGGCTAGCACAATGTTCAACTGGTAATGTCAAACAAGTTAATTGAAAATCTAAGATGGGACTTAACGAGAGGTTACAGGTTGGAATTTGATATTTCACTCATCTGTATGGGATAATAATTCCGTAATAGGAAATGAgggtaagggaagaaaaaaacatattaaaaatagaaccctTAGAAACATgcatatttagggcttccctggtggcgcagtgcttgagagtccgcctgccgatgcaggggacacgggttcgtgccccggtctgggaagatcccacatgctgcagagcggctgggcccgtgagccatggccgctgagcctgcgcgtccggagcctgtgctccacaatgggagagaccacaacagtgagaggcccgcgtaccgcaaaaaaaaaaaaaaaagcatatttaaaaggtgaaaaaatatatacaaataaggAACTGgctatttagtttttttaaaagtctttacaaGGTTCTCCTAATTAGGCtgttaaatttctagaaacagaaagtaCATCTAATAGAAAATTGCATCTATATTACGCAGAGAGGGGAGCCATCCAGTAATAAGAGATCCAGAATGtagctttcccttttctttcattattcaaAAGTACCTTAAGTAGATATTCACTAATCTCTACTTCGATATAATTTcagctaaatgtaaaatgctCCTGCTGAACAAAATTCTACCGCTACAGAGGGTGGTGATTTCAAACTCTTTGGCCTAGTACTCAATGGACAAATATGTGCAATTCAAGATTCATGGTGGTATACAAAAACATTCTTACTTTTGAATTCCGTATGTTCTAAAAGACACTGTATGCATATGGAAAGCATCAGCAAAAAATCCAGAACTGGAAGTAAGTACAGAAAATCTAGGGATGGTAGTGGTAGCAAATTCAATGTGTGATGCAATGATCAACGCTTAATGAACATGAGACTAGAGATAGTGGATGAGAGGCAGCTGCTCCCATGTTCCACACCCCGATACTTATGCCAGGGGTCATTAACTCCCTGCTCTAGTGCGTTGCAGATGCCAAACAAATACTGAGCACAACAATAAATCTGAAAGCAGATTAAACTTGGAAAAGCAACTAAGTCTATTTCAATAACATCTTGAATTTTACAAATCTATTTGGTCATGtaatttttctacttaattttaaGATATTGTTTATTTAGAGGAaacttaactcatttatttttgttcctttagCTTAGCAAAACTTAATACCAGCAATTTGACACATAAaaactttaacatttttctttcaacctCATATGGAAATTTATAtcatacaaaacaaaaaagaactctGGAGCTTAAGCATGTCAACATAGACGTTTCTATTTTCAGTGTAAGAACTATAAAGGAAGAATATTGACTTTGAGACACTTAAAACAGACCTTCACACTGAAGATGATCTCTGAATTGTTAGAACTTTCAAGCCTTTTagcttatttaatatttttagatcACACCTAATTTTAAAGCATCTCCGTACTTTTGGGTAAACTTATCATCTATGTGTATTAGTTATTAGATACACCTGCAAATACATCCAAAGATGGAGTATACACTACTTTTGTCGTTTTGAAGTATTTACActatgttcatttattcaactgatATTTACTAAGCTCTTATGTTAAGCTGTTGGATGTTCATAGgtgagaaaggggaagaaggaaataagtaaacaaaaacgactattttaaaagaaaatcttcaggagGAAACCAACTTCGATAAGATTTTCAGGGAAGGCCCACCTGACAGCCGAGAAAGAACTGGTGGTGCAGAGAGGCTGGCTCAGAAGTGCAGGCCAAGTGAGGAAGGAGCACATGTGAAGGTTCCAAAGCAGAacctccctgccccatccccctggaggctgggaggctgggtgCAGTGCACGAGGAAGAGCCAGGGCAAGGCAAGGGCAGCCAGGCCGGCCAGGACATGCATGGTCTCACAAACTGGTGAGAGGTTGGAATTTCATTTGAGTgaaatgggaagccactgaagaatTTTATGTGACATCATGAGATTGACACGTCCACAGGCCTCCTTCCCACTTCAGCATGAAGAATGGATGGGAAGCAGGCAGAAGATGAAGGAGGGGACTCTCTCAGGAGGCCAGAAATGACTGCAGCCTGGACCACAATGATGGCTTTGGGGATGGAAAGAAGGGGATGGGATACTCACTGGAGGTGGAATCCACAGAACTTATTAATAGATTAGATGTgtggaaagagggaaagggaggaatcGGGAGTGATTCCTGGGTTTCTTGCTTGGGTAATTGGGTGTAGGGTAGATCCCTTTACCAAAAACGATGTTAGTTAGGAAAAAGATAGGCTTCAGGAGAGAGAAGCAAGAGCTTTTAGTAGGTACACATTACACTTCAGAAGTctaaaagagatacaaatggcaAAGTCAAGCTGTCAGTGGAACACAGTAATCTGGAACTAAGAGGAGATCTAAGCTAGAAACATAAATTTGGGAATTCTTACCAAAGAAATAGTTGCGGCAACATGAATAGATGAGATGCCTATGGAGAGAGTAGACAGAGAAGTAAAAGAGGACCAAGGATGAGCATCGAAGAATTCCTACACTTTTTAGGACAGGCATAGGACGAGAAATCTCCAAAGGCAGAAGTAGGAAGAAGACTAGGAGTGGGAACGCCTTGAAGTCAGAGAGAGGCACGGCAAGGGAAGAACTGTCCACCCTGCAAAGTGCTACCGAGATGAACCTGGAGACCACTGGCAACCTTGGCAGGACAATTATAGCTTCCTTGAGAAAGCAGACGTTGAAGTGGAGTGGGATAATAACAGCAGACCCGTACACGCTCAGAGTATCTAGAACAGCActtcaataacaataaaacaagatTTGAGTCCAAAtgtggtaaaaatataaatagcaatCCTATAGTTAACACACGCAGaagaacaacacaaatttatttaatacctTCAGGTTCCAGTCACTGTGTCAGGTGGTTCCTGAATGAAAAAAAGCCAGGCGGCCGGCTGTCCTGCCATACCGCCCTGTACTGGGAAAGGCTCTGGGAGAGCCACCAGCCAGACACAGCACTGAGGCACCTGCCTATGATGGGCCTGGCATTATCACAGGGCTTAGGAATATCAGATTGAGTAAATTCTTGCCCCAAGGAAttcaggggaagaaaagagaaatgtacaTAGGTAATTATAAAGCACTGTAACACTTTTCATATGAAATTTATAACATATTGTATAGACAGGGCATTCCAGGAGAAGGGAGATGTTTGTGGTGATAAGCTGGGGTCAGAGGAGGCCTTCTAGAGTACCTGATCTCCAATTAAAGGGAAAGATGGACAGCCTCATGGAAGACAGAGGGCAGTCAGGAGGAGAGGGGTTATTTGAGCAGAAGGAACTGGACAGCCTTAGCAAGATAACAGCAGCAGCATGTTGTGTGCGGGTTAATTAAAGCACCTCCAAGAACAGAATAAGGTGAAAGctaaggaaagagggagaaatttTACCAGAGGGACCTACAGAGTcttatatttcacaataaaaggGTTATGATATCATCCTATAGGGATGGAGGTGCAGAGCACTTAAAATGTTCCACATAGGGAGGGGCACGTTATTCAGGTTTGTGTTTTAGATAGATTGTTCCGGCAGCTGTGTGGGGATGGATCTGAAAGTAGTAACACTAAAGTCAGAGGGAACAGTTACGAGGCTGCTTCGTAGTTTAGTGAAAGATGATCAGAGATTGAACTTAAAATGTGGTAAGAGGATGGAGAAGAGGGGATTGATTCAGAAATACATATGAGTAGAAATCGAGATGGCTGGATGGCCAactggatgtggagaaaaagaaaagactaagaAGATCAATGGATCCACAAGTGAAATagaatacttaagaaaaaaagcaggttTGGAGAAAGGATGATGAGTTCTGTTTTGGACCCAGTGAGTTTGAAGTTCACAGGAACATGTGAGTGCGTATATATCCAGCAGGCAGCTGTGTGTATGAGTCTGAATTTCAGAGGAGAGGTTTGAATCaaagacacctttttttttttggaaatagctTCACTGAGGTGTAACTCACATGCAAAAAGTCACGAATTTACATCTGGTGAGTATTAGTAAACGCATACAGTCTCGTAACCACCagcacaatcaagatacagattACCATCAGCCCCCATAAGTTCCCTCCTGTCTTTTGGAAACACCATTTGGAGAGTCATCGGTAAAAGGTGGTGGTTGAAACCCTGGGAGTGGATGAGGCCACGTGtagctgcgggggggggggggggggtgggggcagtagAGCGACAGTAGCAATGGGGACACTATCTTGCAGAAGCAGGTAGAGGACAGAGAGGACTACAGAACATTCAAAGAGGCACAAAGGGAAATAGGAAGGAAGAGGTTCAGTTAGGAGGGAATGACCAACAGTGATAAGTAGAGAAGCAGGTAAACTACGATAAATTCtctttaaataaaaccaaaagcattACATCAGTCCACTAGGTCGGTAGAGATCTTAGAACAGTCAGTTGAGGTGCAGCAATAGAAGCAGAAGATCCCTTGCGGTGGGTGGAGGAAGTGAATGACAAGAGAAAATAAGACTGCTACACCGAGAGGATTTTATGGAAAGGACAAGGATGAGGTTGCAGCTAGAGGAAAGTGCCAGTGGAATTACGAAAAGAGAGTCTTGAGTCTGGAGTTGGGAGACCTGGATTCTCGGAGTCTCTTGTTTACCACTTAGTAACTGTGTGACCTAGACCGATCTCAATTTATGTGGGTCTGTTTCGTTGTCTGTAAAATAAGGCAGCTTAATCAGATGATCTCCACTGTCCCTTCTAGCTTTGATTCTGTGGCACCGTACAGGCATCTAGAAACATGGAGATAATTTGTAACCCTTGTAAGAGCAATTTCAACAGAATCGTGGGGATGATGTGAATTGAAATGTGAATATACAATCCCTCAGAGAAATCTGGATATGAAGGATCTTAAGGAAACCATGGCAGATGGACACATGTTTCCAATATCATCATGAGACAACATTTTGAGGTCCACATAGGGCAGCACCTGACCAGGGAGCCAAGCCAGTGTCAACGAACTCCAGAAGAAGGACtaacatttattcaacacatagtAAATGTCAGTAAGTCTGCGAGGTGTTTCACGTGTGGAAAAAGCTAGATGTCCAgtgttctttctctctcaaatTCTCTCTACCATTTATGGAATCACTGCAGGTACAAGTTTATATCATAGTCAACCTTtgaggaggaaacagaaatgattaggttcccccaaatattttattcaaaacaaAGTCTCCATGGCAAATTTAGATTAATAATTATAGAATTTTGGTACAAAGAGAACATTTTTCACAAATTCAGAAATCAGCATGCGGAAGAAATGGGAGTTCAAATTCAGATCTTCTCTCTTCAATTCCAAATTTCTCCATCATATGACAGCTACCtaatattattcttctttaacTGTCATATGCCTAGGCTTTCATCTATTTCTTGGATTATATGGGTTTATATAGTACTTATCCTTCCCTAGATTATATCTAAATCCCTATTAAATAGGTACTCTAGTCTCGACCGAGTaactttcttttcagtctttgaaAGATGCATTCCAGCATCTATCAATACCCTTATGTGACTGTAAGTCATAGCCCAGAAAACTCTAATCTGGTTCTTGACAACATCTAGGTACTCaggttttattctcttcttttctcttctgaagCCTCAATCCTCAGCAAGAAGAAGAGATGAAAATACCACCTACATTGCTAAGTCCTTCAGTTCCTACCTAGGACATCTAAGTCAGTGGACATACATGTGATACTTCTTTTTTGTGATAAAGTTTAGTTCCACATGGCATGCCTGTCTTTTGGCAAAGTCTTATGTAATAACTTCGCCTTTACTGCCACTGGTGAAAAATTTACACAATACTCACAATGAGAGGTCACAGAAGCTTAACTTGGCTAACAAAAAATGGgaacaaattaatatttattatatgtcttTTTCTTGCCGATGCAATCTTTTTAGGCTCCTTTTCGTAAAACTTTACATATGTTTAGATAATTGTCTATGTCAAGTCCAAATAGTATGGTctactttacattttttatggTACAGAGTATCAGAAAGGAAGTGGGCGCATAAAATTTTATGACAAAtagtataataaagaaaaaatagtaacaatgGTGAAAATGTTGAATAGATTAGTGTACTGTTAAGgcacaaagaaaaaatgtacaaCTGAATCTTAATATCTGGTCAATTAAGGACACTGCTACAAGTTACTAATCAGATTTAATAAGGAGGTACTCTTTTGCATGGAGTCATTTTTCACCCTCAGTAGCAGGCGCTTAAAAAACActattgtaagaattaaaattaaaaagtactttaaagtactttatatattattttatgtaagtgAAGCATATAGTTAAGCTTTATAAATTATCGTTAAGATTTTGGGTATAATTGAAGACTTGACCATCCCTTAAAGATAAACTTTTTCCTAATCAACTCTAACCAGATTAACAGATAAAGACTATTCATATGtcctccttcatttttaaaatatttcacctcAAATGGTATTATAATATAGAGCAATTTAGAAATATCAGAAAATCTAAACCATGAACAGATAAGAAGAAACAGGCACTCGCCTCTCCATAAATCTATTAAGACACAAAAGCTAGATTTTGCTTGGTTTTAAATGCACACATACCACCAcagtcacaaacacacacacacacacacatacagagattCATTTTAAACACCTTTTATATACTATTTAAATTAAACCTGAATATAAAAACTCTTCTATATATGTTAAGCAGAACAAGACAAAAGAGAGgaataattttctgcataaactttttaagaattcttgttcaaaagcatttaaaaataaaacatttggggGAGATTTGGGGAAATGTGAATATAGATTTATAGATGATAGTAtggatttctttaatttctttagctGATTTCAATAATTGCCTGAGTTAATGATATTGTGGTTAAATAGGAAAATGCCCTTTTTCTTCGGAGATAACGTTATCTTCAACTTACTTTCATGTAGCTCAGGTTAATTAAAAAGGttgcaaagagagagaaaaatgtaacaaaatgttcGTAACTGATAAACCTGTGACATGGATACACGgacacatacatatgttcacGGTGTTATTCCTTTAACTCTTCTAtaagtttaaacatttttgagATAAAAAGTTGGAAAAAGTAATTCATTTCATATGATTACAACtagaaatatttgtttcaaaaGAAGTGATCTGATCCAACACATGAGTCATGAGCCATTATCAAAACAAGGTTCTTCCAGTTTGAAAGGATTTTGTCTATTTAGATGAGAGAAAGGTGCGGATTTActtgaggaggagagaagggaaggcagcTTCAAAGTTTGGGAGTTTGCCTGTCACACAGATGCACATTTCAGGAGGATGGGCTCTGCGTTCGTCTTCCCAGCCTTCCCCTACTAGCTGAGTGATGGCTATCTGCAGGGAGATGCAGGGGGACCTTGGAGAGGGTGTGAGTGCAGAGACAAGATAAGGAAAAGGCAGTGACCCCAGACTGAAGGGAGATAGGTCTCCCCGGGGTTTTCATTTGGATGGATCTCCAGATAGGGGCAggtagggaaggggagagagctaTTAGACACCAGGTGATGAAGcataaagaaattataataaaatgagccATCCTCTGCTCAGCTTCAAGGAATGATGACTTACAAAACTATTTCACTGTAAATGAACTTGTTTTTCAGACTCATTATGCGAAAAAAGACCCAAAACGACTCttcaactaagaaaaaaaaccaaaacatgttCACTTTGAAACCCAAACCCAGAGAGCGAAGACTTGGGGAGAGTGCCTTTAAAACGAATGTTGACCGTGTGGCGCTTAATAAATGTAGGGGCTTTGAAAACATCCTGTTGTGAGAAACATCTTCCTCACTAcccagaagacaaagagaaacagTGAGTGCTGACAACACGGTATTAAAAAGCCAGCCCTACCCAATTTGTTATCCACAAACATATATATTCTCTTTAATTTACTCTAAGCCAGAGTGTTGGCTCATAGCATTTTACTTTTATGTCATTATCTCTCTGCCATACACACAAGTCATAGCTGGGGATTTCAACTCGCAGTGAAGCTACACTGAGATTCCAGATCTCAGGTAGTGTTGGCATGAGTGCAAGTCTCTTCAGTCATAGAGAAGACAATATCCTAGGGAGTCTGGAATTAGTCCTATTTTGCACCATTCAAGCCAAAATGCTGCTTATCGAGAAGCAGGTAATTGCTAGCTAATGGCTATGGGGGAAAAACCACCACTGCATTTTGATCCAAACACCTCTCGGCACCTGACAATAATTAAAGCTGAGCAAAGTGTAAACGTAAAGTGGAGACAGATTCTCGAGGAGGTTAAAGAGCAAACATTAAAAAGGCGAGTTTACCTCATCCGACTGGGAGGGGCTGATTCTGGGCATGGGCGATACTTGCGGCGTTTTCAACTGCGTGCTGTTGCCGTCTGCCACCAGCTCTCGGTGGACCGTTTGGATGTGGTTCTGGAGTTCACTTTCAGACTCAAACTTAACGTTGCAGCTGGAACAGCGCGTCTTCAGCGCCCCGGCCTTGCCCTTACCCTCCATGGCACTCAGGTTCTCATTCTGGCCCAGGCCTGGTCTACTCGTGCCGGGAGGGACGCTGATGCCCGGGCTCCCGCTCTTACTGAGATTCACGCAGCCGGCACACAGACCATATGGCAGGCCGTTGATGTCAAGTTTCACCAGATCTTGCTTGGAACGGAATTCCTTGAGGCAGGACGCGCACTTGTACAGTTTGGGGACATGCTGGCCACGCCCCGTGGCCTGGACCGCAGACCCGTTGCCCGTCTTTTGCATGTGGAACGTCCCGTGGATTTTGAGTTCTAAGGTGGAGGTCACCGTCTGCATGCAGACCACACAGCGAAATCCCGTCAGGGAATTCCTCAGGTCGGGGTGCATTTGGCAATGCTCTAGAAACTCCTCTTCGCTCTGGAGCGGCATCTTGCAGATGCGGCAGTTTCCGGTATCGAGGCTCTTACTGTGCGTGACTTTGTGTTCGGTCAGagtcaagagggaggggaagcgCTCCCCACAGATGGGGCACATGTAGTGTTTGACGGGGCCCAGGTGGGTCTGCATGTGTTCCCGGAGGCCGTTTTCCGAGAAAAAGGTTCGAGAGCACACGTTGCACTTGTAGTTGCCTTTGATGAGCTCGGCTTTCTTCTTCACAATGGCGCTCTCCCCGGGCCGGATGTTGTGGTCCCGCAGCTGGTGGTTCTGCAGCAGGGTCTCCATGGTGTAGGCCGCCCCGCAGATGTCACAGCCGTACATGGGCTCCGAGGTGTCCACGTCCTCCTCGCTCCCGTCGTGGCTGTTGTGGGACTCCTGGCTGTTGGTCAGCAGGGTCTGCAGCTCCACCTCCTCTTTCTGCGCCTGCTCCGAGGCCCCGTTGGCGCCGCAATTAGGCGTCTTGGCGTCAAACACGCAGTGCTTCTCCCGCAGGTGTTTCTCCAGCAGGATGATGGCGTGGAAGGCTTTGCTGCAGAACTTGCAGTTGTACTTCTTGCTGTGGGTGGTGATGTGGCACTGCAGCTCCACCTCGGTGCCGAAGGACTCGCCGCAGAAGATGCACTTGTGCACTTTGCCCTGGTTCTCCAGGTGGTTGTGCTTCACGTGCAGCTGCAGGTCTGTCTCGTTGCGGAAGTCCCAGTTGCAGGACGTGCAGCGGTAGACTTTCTTCTCATTACTGTGCTTCACGGCCAGGTGGAGCTGAATGGAGACCTTCGAGTCGAAAACTTCTTGACAGAGGGTGCAGCGGAAGAAGACGAAGGTGTGCATGTCCAGCAGGTGTTTCTGAAGGTCGTCCACTGACGTGAACTGCTTGTCACAACTCTCGCAGATGTAGTACGTGGAGGTGATCATAAAATGAATGGTGACGTGCTTCAGCAGGGATTCTTGGTTGGGGAACTCCTTGTTGCACTGAGGACAGGTCAGTTTCGGTAGCACGGTGTCGAGATGAGTTTTCAGGTGAGTCTGAAAGCCGTCCAGGGACGTGTACTTAGCACCACACTGATTACAGATATACTCTCCCGCTGGCCGCGCAGGCGCACCTCCGACCGCCTGCATCATCTTAAGAGATGTCTGCTCTATGGCCACAGGAGAGAGGGGGCTCAAGGCCCTGGATTTCTTCCCGTTGTGAATATAATTCAGGGCCAAGGGAATGTTTTTATGATTCTCTTTGATGTGCTTGTTCAGTTTAAGAACGCTGTTGAATATTGGAGAATTCGTACAATAGGAACAAGAATAGACTTCTACGACTGGTTCTTTTGGAGTCCCGAGCACTGGAGACCCAAATCGGGAGCCACTGAGGTCGCAGTGGACCTGCCTTATATGCTCTTCAAGGGAAGAGTCAGTGAGGAACCCCATGTAGCAATGGGGACAGAAAAAAGCGTTGCTGTCCTTAGCCGCAGGGTTGGCAAATCCGTGAGAACATCGGATGTGTTCCTGAAGGGTGTTGAGGTCATTGACAACTTCGGAGCAGAAGTTGCACTGGTAGACGATGGCAGGCATGGCAGAAACGATCAGACCTGGGTCCTGAGCTTCGTGCACTTGCTTAAGATGTTCATTGAGGTTATAGAGGGAGGGCAACACCTCCAAGCAATACTGACAAATGTGGGCCTGCTCTGGCTTATCTAAATGCATAGTTTTCAGGTGAATCTGCAGAACCGCCAGACTCGAAAACAACTGCTTGTTGCAGTAAATACAGCTGTAGGTGACTTTTGCCTGTTTACTCGAGGGGACGGTCATGTCCGGGGTTTGCTGAGAGGCCCGCTTCCTCCCTCGACTCTTGGGGATTGGCGGGGCGGCTTCCACCATGGTCGAGCTGTCCACTGAGAGGTTGGAGTCCGGAGTCGTGCTGGACACGGAGGTGTAGCCCACCGTGACCAGGGAAGGGCTGTTGCTGTGGTTGCATGACTCCGGTTGCTGGTGACTATCCATGTGGCTGTACAGTTCCTCGACGGTGTGGAAGCTCTCGGAGCAGATGGTGCAGGAGTTCTTCTTCTCCCCGCCGTGCATCTGCTCCATGTGGTTCATCAGGGAGGTCTCCTCCACAAAGAGCTCGTGGCAGTAGACACACTGGAGGGCCGCCCGGTCCTCGTTCGGGGAGCACTCGGGGTGGCACTCTGCAATGTGCTTCTGGAGGTCTTCCGGGAAGTCAAAGCCTTCCTCGCACTGACTGCACTTCTGAGTGTCCTTCATCTTCCAGTCCTCCATCCTGGAACCGGACTGGGAGCCGTCCTTGTTCCTTTCGTGAACCTGCATGTGTCCGTGTAAGGAACTAGAGGACAGGAACCCACGGCGACAAATGGCACATTTATATGGCTTGTTGGACGTGTGAGTCTTTAAGTGGATCTTGAGGTGATCACTTCTGGAGAACGCGGCATCGCATTCGCTGCAGTGGTACTTCTTGTCCCCAGTGTGGAGTTTGATGTGGCGATCTCGGCTCCGCTTGTGTTTGAACAGCCTACTGCAGTAAGTGCATTTGAAAGGCAGCTTGTCGCTGTGACTCTGCTCATGGTGCTTTAGGTAGCTGAGACGGCTGAACGACTTGTCACAGAATTGGCATGGATAAGGGAGTCCAGGGCCACCTTCTTCCTCTCCAAAATCACAACCTTCTCCGTGGCTGGGGGAAGTCTGGTCCTTGCTCGAAGGTGAGGAAGCCGGCCATGAGCAAGTGGGGTCATCTTCCACATCCACTCCATCTGCAACAAAAAGCATCGGAACGTTTCATTTTCCGTGTTGAGAGTTCAAGAGTGAGTTTACTGTACCACTGTGAGTGTACTGTACACAGGGTGGGACCAACAAGAacctttcagggaaaaaaaaaaaaggagagaatatttGAGTGGAACACTTTCAAATCCGAGCCCCAAGCTTTTCTTCTGCATTTACTTTTCACTggattgtaaaatataaaaagatattaaatagTTCTGTGCCTAAATTacccttttattactttttatcatTCTTCTTTAGAAGCAACGTATGTATTATGCATtgacaattttattaaaatgcagattttaatatatttaatgtttcttttgtGTTCATTCTAAAATGATTTGCATATTATGTGACCATCTGAAGGACCAAATGAAAAGAGGAAATATTACAGGAATGATTTAAAATTAATGCAGTCAACCCAGATgtctaatatttaataaaatattccctctgaattttgcttgtttttatataaaaaggCAATTCTGAAGACCAGAATCTTTTATGGGCTTCTTATTGATACCGACCTTATTGCATGCagcaaaacaatattaaaaagtaagcacatgaaagaagacagaagacaCAATAATAATTATGTCTTGTGTAATAAAAGACAACCAGGACTTCTTCAATAACTGTAAGATTCGAATA
This genomic window contains:
- the ZNF521 gene encoding zinc finger protein 521 isoform X5; translated protein: MSRRKQAKPRSLKDPNCELEDKTEDGEAGDCKKRPEDGEELEDEGVHSCDSCFQVFESLSDITEHKINRCQLTDGVDVEDDPTCSWPASSPSSKDQTSPSHGEGCDFGEEEGGPGLPYPCQFCDKSFSRLSYLKHHEQSHSDKLPFKCTYCSRLFKHKRSRDRHIKLHTGDKKYHCSECDAAFSRSDHLKIHLKTHTSNKPYKCAICRRGFLSSSSLHGHMQVHERNKDGSQSGSRMEDWKMKDTQKCSQCEEGFDFPEDLQKHIAECHPECSPNEDRAALQCVYCHELFVEETSLMNHMEQMHGGEKKNSCTICSESFHTVEELYSHMDSHQQPESCNHSNSPSLVTVGYTSVSSTTPDSNLSVDSSTMVEAAPPIPKSRGRKRASQQTPDMTVPSSKQAKVTYSCIYCNKQLFSSLAVLQIHLKTMHLDKPEQAHICQYCLEVLPSLYNLNEHLKQVHEAQDPGLIVSAMPAIVYQCNFCSEVVNDLNTLQEHIRCSHGFANPAAKDSNAFFCPHCYMGFLTDSSLEEHIRQVHCDLSGSRFGSPVLGTPKEPVVEVYSCSYCTNSPIFNSVLKLNKHIKENHKNIPLALNYIHNGKKSRALSPLSPVAIEQTSLKMMQAVGGAPARPAGEYICNQCGAKYTSLDGFQTHLKTHLDTVLPKLTCPQCNKEFPNQESLLKHVTIHFMITSTYYICESCDKQFTSVDDLQKHLLDMHTFVFFRCTLCQEVFDSKVSIQLHLAVKHSNEKKVYRCTSCNWDFRNETDLQLHVKHNHLENQGKVHKCIFCGESFGTEVELQCHITTHSKKYNCKFCSKAFHAIILLEKHLREKHCVFDAKTPNCGANGASEQAQKEEVELQTLLTNSQESHNSHDGSEEDVDTSEPMYGCDICGAAYTMETLLQNHQLRDHNIRPGESAIVKKKAELIKGNYKCNVCSRTFFSENGLREHMQTHLGPVKHYMCPICGERFPSLLTLTEHKVTHSKSLDTGNCRICKMPLQSEEEFLEHCQMHPDLRNSLTGFRCVVCMQTVTSTLELKIHGTFHMQKTGNGSAVQATGRGQHVPKLYKCASCLKEFRSKQDLVKLDINGLPYGLCAGCVNLSKSGSPGISVPPGTSRPGLGQNENLSAMEGKGKAGALKTRCSSCNVKFESESELQNHIQTVHRELVADGNSTQLKTPQVSPMPRISPSQSDEKTYQCIKCQMVFYNEWDIQVHVANHMIASDHSIHSNCRETHLICKAWLPDLMCYLYAHKKKHRIHVIGGKHLSVSNYICHMYVHIKNFIMKNG
- the ZNF521 gene encoding zinc finger protein 521 isoform X4 produces the protein MSRRKQAKPRSLKDPNCELEDKTEDGEAGDCKKRPEDGEELEDEGVHSCDSCFQVFESLSDITEHKINRCQLTDGVDVEDDPTCSWPASSPSSKDQTSPSHGEGCDFGEEEGGPGLPYPCQFCDKSFSRLSYLKHHEQSHSDKLPFKCTYCSRLFKHKRSRDRHIKLHTGDKKYHCSECDAAFSRSDHLKIHLKTHTSNKPYKCAICRRGFLSSSSLHGHMQVHERNKDGSQSGSRMEDWKMKDTQKCSQCEEGFDFPEDLQKHIAECHPECSPNEDRAALQCVYCHELFVEETSLMNHMEQMHGGEKKNSCTICSESFHTVEELYSHMDSHQQPESCNHSNSPSLVTVGYTSVSSTTPDSNLSVDSSTMVEAAPPIPKSRGRKRASQQTPDMTVPSSKQAKVTYSCIYCNKQLFSSLAVLQIHLKTMHLDKPEQAHICQYCLEVLPSLYNLNEHLKQVHEAQDPGLIVSAMPAIVYQCNFCSEVVNDLNTLQEHIRCSHGFANPAAKDSNAFFCPHCYMGFLTDSSLEEHIRQVHCDLSGSRFGSPVLGTPKEPVVEVYSCSYCTNSPIFNSVLKLNKHIKENHKNIPLALNYIHNGKKSRALSPLSPVAIEQTSLKMMQAVGGAPARPAGEYICNQCGAKYTSLDGFQTHLKTHLDTVLPKLTCPQCNKEFPNQESLLKHVTIHFMITSTYYICESCDKQFTSVDDLQKHLLDMHTFVFFRCTLCQEVFDSKVSIQLHLAVKHSNEKKVYRCTSCNWDFRNETDLQLHVKHNHLENQGKVHKCIFCGESFGTEVELQCHITTHSKKYNCKFCSKAFHAIILLEKHLREKHCVFDAKTPNCGANGASEQAQKEEVELQTLLTNSQESHNSHDGSEEDVDTSEPMYGCDICGAAYTMETLLQNHQLRDHNIRPGESAIVKKKAELIKGNYKCNVCSRTFFSENGLREHMQTHLGPVKHYMCPICGERFPSLLTLTEHKVTHSKSLDTGNCRICKMPLQSEEEFLEHCQMHPDLRNSLTGFRCVVCMQTVTSTLELKIHGTFHMQKTGNGSAVQATGRGQHVPKLYKCASCLKEFRSKQDLVKLDINGLPYGLCAGCVNLSKSGSPGISVPPGTSRPGLGQNENLSAMEGKGKAGALKTRCSSCNVKFESESELQNHIQTVHRELVADGNSTQLKTPQVSPMPRISPSQSDEKKTYQCIKCQMVFYNEWDIQVHVANHMIASDHSIHSNCRETHLICKAWLPDLMCYLYAHKKKHRIHVIGGKHLSVSNYICHMYVHIKNFIMKNG